The Methanosarcina barkeri MS DNA window CGGTTTCCAGAAGCAAGTTTTCAAGCGGAACAGCTTCTGCAAGAGTCTGGTGATGTTCGGAGAAGCAGACAAGAGTTGCCAGGGAAATATAGTATCCCATATCCACAATTTCCCGCATGGTCTCAACAGGGCCGCTATAGCAGTGGTAGATTACCGTATTCACGCCTTTGACAAGTTTCAGCACTTCCGCTTCAGCCTGCCGGGCGTGCACTATAAGAGGTTTGTCCAGATCTTTTGCAAGCTCAATTACCTTTTTGAATGCAGCAGTCTGCCTCTCACGTTCCTCGTTTGTTTTGCAGTCCTGAAAATCCAGACCTGCTTCTCCGATTCCAACTGCTTTTTCTGCATTTTCTTCAATCTGGGCAAGAATAGCATTTATCTCTTTATCCTCGCCTCCTCTGCCAATATCAGGACTCAGGCCAAGCGCGACATAAATATCTTCATTCTTTTCTGCAAGTTCAAGGCTAATACGGTTGCCTTTAAGGGAAATTCCGGAGTTGACCATTCCGACAACTCCTGCCTCTCTGGCTCGTAGAATAGTCTCTTCCCTATCGCGGTTGAATTTAGGAAAATCAAGATGACAGTGGGAATCAATAATTGGATAAGGCATGGATCTGTATTCCATCTCATTTTATTTTACTTTTTATACTAACTATGGAATACAAACCCAAAAATGAGTATGTAGCTCTTATCCGGTTTTTTGTTTTTTAATTATGGCACCTGAGCCCGCCAGTTGTTTGGCCAGCCCAAGTCTTCAATTTTAGCGTTCTGTTTCTCTCTTATACAGCAGGTTCATAGCATTTACAAGGGCTTCTACAGAGGCCATAACTATGTCCGGGTTTGCAGACCTTGCAGTTACAACTCTGCCCTTTTCATTTTCGAGACCTATGTATACATCTGCAAGGGCATCTGCTCCGCCTGTAATTGCATCGATCCTGAATTCCTGGAGTCTGAAGTGGTTACTTTCTCCCAGGATATCTCTTACTGCTTTGAGGGCGGCATCTACAGGGCCAACGCCTGTCTTTGCTGCAATGGTTTCTTTACCTTGGATATCTGCTTTGACTACTGCAGTCGGTGTCAGGATATTTCCTGTCATTACAGAAACTTCTTTGAGTTTAATCAGTTCGTCTTCCGAACTTGCTTTCCCAAGCACGGCAGAGGCAACAGCATAAAGGTCCGCATCTGTAATGTGCTTTCCCTTATTTGCAATATCCTTAATTCTGGATACAATTTCATCAAGCTGCTTGTCATTGCTGATTATGCCTGCAGATTCAAGAGACTGCTTGACTGCATGTTTACCTGTATGCTTACCAAGGACAATACGTCGTTTGTGTCCTACCATTTCCGGTGTCATTATCCCGGGCTCGAAAGTATCGGATTTTTCGAGTACTCCCTGGCTGTGGATTCCGGACTCATGGGAGAAGGCATTTTGGCCTACGACAGGTGTATTTGGAGGCAGCCTGATTCCTGTGTAGTTTTCAACCATTTTCGAGGTTTCTACAAGATACTCAGTGTGAATATTTGTTTTTGCCCCGTAGATTGAGGTCAGACTCATGACTGTCTGGGAAAGATCGGCGTTTCCTGCTCTTTCACCTATTCCATTTATTGTAACCT harbors:
- a CDS encoding TatD family hydrolase, whose amino-acid sequence is MPYPIIDSHCHLDFPKFNRDREETILRAREAGVVGMVNSGISLKGNRISLELAEKNEDIYVALGLSPDIGRGGEDKEINAILAQIEENAEKAVGIGEAGLDFQDCKTNEERERQTAAFKKVIELAKDLDKPLIVHARQAEAEVLKLVKGVNTVIYHCYSGPVETMREIVDMGYYISLATLVCFSEHHQTLAEAVPLENLLLETDSPFLSPRKGRNEPAFIVDSVPVVAQLKDMEPAEIAKSTTENARRAFSI
- a CDS encoding 2-isopropylmalate synthase, translating into MRNKKVTVFDTTLRDGEQTPGVSLTSAQKLEIARQLDKLGVDIIEAGFPISSEGDKESVKSISHAGLDLEVCGLARVLKKDIDACFDSDVGLVHTFVPTSEVQRTYTIRKSQEEVIQMAVEAVQYIKDNGRRCMFSAMDATRTEPEYLIEVFKAVQEAGCDIINVPDTVGVMVPSAMYRQIKDIAAEITIPIDVHCHNDFGLAVANSLMAVEAGASQVQVTINGIGERAGNADLSQTVMSLTSIYGAKTNIHTEYLVETSKMVENYTGIRLPPNTPVVGQNAFSHESGIHSQGVLEKSDTFEPGIMTPEMVGHKRRIVLGKHTGKHAVKQSLESAGIISNDKQLDEIVSRIKDIANKGKHITDADLYAVASAVLGKASSEDELIKLKEVSVMTGNILTPTAVVKADIQGKETIAAKTGVGPVDAALKAVRDILGESNHFRLQEFRIDAITGGADALADVYIGLENEKGRVVTARSANPDIVMASVEALVNAMNLLYKRETER